One genomic region from Rattus norvegicus strain BN/NHsdMcwi chromosome 10, GRCr8, whole genome shotgun sequence encodes:
- the Lyrm9l1 gene encoding uncharacterized protein Lyrm9l1 — protein MEMVLFEELRLPRPSADASSTWRRPSSRRPPTPHPGLPRSSAALQLWLRQVSPALGESLERPQIAPRASTDPSTAGSLGNPQPAPAAPLVSAQGPAQRGSPAFPADANSRHRERHDCACAAEASAAPPPPGTGAPSVGHPRDSGSY, from the exons ATGGAGATGGTTCTCTTTGAAG AACTGAGGCTGCCCCGGCCGAGTGCAGATGCCAGCAGCACATGGCGGAGACCTAGTTCCCGGCGTCCTCCGACACCGCATCCCGGCCTCCCACGCTCCTCCGCGGCACTGCAACTATGGCTGCGACAGGTGTCGCCGGCTCTCGGGGAAAGCCTGGAGCGCCCGCAGATCGCCCCCAGGGCTTCCACCGATCCCAGCACTGCAGGAAGCCTCGGTAATCCCCAGCCCGCCCCCGCCGCCCCCCTTGTCTCCGCCCAAGGGCCCGCGCAGCGTGGCTCACCCGCCTTCCCGGCGGACGCCAACTCGAGACACCGCGAGCGACACGATTGCGCCTGCGCGGCGGAAGCAAGCGCAGCCCCGCCCCCGCCCGGTACCGGAGCGCCCTCTGTGGGCCACCCGAGGGACTCGGGGTCCTACTGA